A DNA window from Streptomyces canus contains the following coding sequences:
- a CDS encoding sulfatase-like hydrolase/transferase — protein MAKPFRGVVNLEIRDSVPDCGPYEQPKAPPGSPNVLYIVLDDVGLGAMSCYGGPIDTPNIDRIAANELRCGPWHTTALCSPTRSCLLTGRNHHQRHGISGCAVGFRNAPHSVRSWSPVARGFERFHGFLGAETSQWYPDLVHDNHPVEQPTMPEDGYHFSTDITDKALEFIGDVKAIAPDRPVFLYYAPGRAHAPRQVPREWIERYRGRFDAGDEALREQTMARRKETGLLPQNTELPPLNPIGTP, from the coding sequence ATGGCCAAGCCCTTCCGAGGCGTCGTCAACCTCGAGATACGCGACTCGGTCCCGGACTGTGGCCCGTACGAACAGCCAAAGGCCCCACCCGGCTCACCGAACGTGCTGTACATCGTGCTCGACGACGTGGGCTTGGGAGCCATGAGCTGCTACGGCGGCCCGATCGACACGCCGAACATCGACAGGATCGCCGCGAACGAGCTGCGCTGCGGCCCGTGGCACACGACCGCGCTGTGCTCGCCGACCCGCTCCTGCCTGCTCACCGGCCGCAATCACCACCAACGGCATGGCATCAGCGGGTGCGCCGTCGGCTTCCGGAATGCGCCACACTCGGTGAGATCCTGGTCGCCGGTCGCCCGCGGCTTCGAGCGCTTCCACGGCTTCCTCGGGGCGGAGACCAGCCAGTGGTACCCGGATCTGGTGCACGACAACCACCCCGTCGAGCAGCCGACCATGCCCGAGGACGGCTACCACTTCAGTACCGACATCACCGACAAGGCGCTGGAATTCATCGGTGATGTGAAGGCGATCGCTCCGGACCGACCGGTCTTCCTGTACTACGCCCCCGGCCGCGCACACGCGCCGCGTCAGGTGCCGCGCGAATGGATCGAGCGCTACCGGGGCCGGTTCGACGCGGGCGACGAAGCGCTGCGTGAGCAGACCATGGCCCGGCGGAAGGAGACGGGACTGCTCCCGCAGAACACCGAGCTGCCGCCACTGAACCCGATCGGAACCCCGTAG
- a CDS encoding NlpC/P60 family protein — MSDTSRRRLLAAFAASAAAPLTGLAAAPARAAAAADVPAFPGPDGLSSARSWVSMAPLDATHFTPVALTNPLTTTLLTGTATRTEVTSGGKRVALLTHGARTVVLPGPQRTFAENKRPFADEFQRTLPDLALDEEDRVYWGTSPGGGRWITSDTFKTDFSVVPGSGIIDLTTAGYSRHASLLDDQITDVDVRCTARFDKVPTGQACSFALSFGYVSTQNHYRARLSFLTSGAVEMRLEKEVDNDVTALGAAVTLATGVRAGADWTIRVRRESARIQAKAWPSTSPEPSSWAFDLTDSTPTLTKGRVGLRALANDGCTNLPVRLSVSRLEVDAANWAILPTVAHGDWVRLLPEPFDGTWTAELEQTIRGWAGSTVPDVLAYAAMFLGGAAAVTAGAGPAQGKQVLGEAGYGYLDPHGYRLEGADFHEYMKVGWTFPDGTYRGPSSKQVGNLDCSGYTRMVYGYHLGVPLAAEEDTSGTRIPRKSRHIADYAPGVVVDRATGTTPPTAALLQPGDLVLFNADSGDDGVSPTLDHVGIYLGLDDAGRRRFLSSRKTADGPTMSDLGGASLLDGSGTYAKTLHTVRRI; from the coding sequence ATGTCTGACACATCTCGACGAAGGCTCCTCGCCGCCTTCGCGGCCTCTGCCGCCGCCCCACTCACCGGTCTGGCCGCTGCCCCGGCGCGTGCCGCCGCGGCCGCGGACGTACCGGCCTTCCCGGGGCCGGATGGCCTGTCCTCGGCCCGTTCGTGGGTGAGCATGGCGCCCCTGGACGCCACGCACTTCACCCCGGTGGCCCTCACCAACCCGCTCACCACCACCCTGCTTACCGGCACCGCCACCCGCACCGAGGTCACCTCCGGCGGCAAGCGCGTCGCGCTGCTGACGCACGGCGCGCGAACCGTCGTACTGCCCGGCCCTCAACGGACGTTCGCGGAGAACAAGCGGCCCTTCGCGGACGAGTTCCAGCGGACACTGCCGGACCTCGCGCTGGACGAGGAGGACCGGGTGTACTGGGGCACCTCGCCCGGCGGCGGCAGGTGGATCACGTCCGACACCTTCAAGACCGACTTCTCGGTTGTACCGGGCAGCGGGATCATCGACCTCACGACCGCCGGGTACAGCCGGCACGCCAGCCTGCTCGACGACCAGATCACCGACGTCGACGTGCGCTGTACGGCCAGGTTCGACAAGGTCCCGACAGGGCAGGCCTGTTCGTTCGCGTTGAGCTTCGGCTACGTCAGCACCCAGAACCACTACCGGGCGAGGCTGTCCTTCCTCACCTCCGGGGCGGTCGAGATGCGGTTGGAGAAGGAGGTCGACAACGACGTGACCGCGCTGGGAGCGGCGGTCACACTGGCCACGGGTGTGCGGGCGGGCGCCGACTGGACGATCCGGGTGCGGCGGGAGAGTGCCCGGATCCAGGCGAAGGCCTGGCCGTCCACGTCGCCTGAACCGTCTTCGTGGGCCTTCGACCTCACCGACTCCACGCCCACCTTGACCAAGGGCCGGGTGGGTCTGCGCGCCTTGGCCAACGACGGCTGCACCAACCTGCCGGTCCGCCTGTCCGTGAGCCGCCTCGAAGTGGACGCCGCGAACTGGGCGATCCTGCCGACCGTCGCCCACGGTGACTGGGTACGTCTGCTGCCGGAGCCCTTCGACGGGACCTGGACAGCCGAGCTGGAGCAGACGATCCGCGGCTGGGCCGGATCCACCGTCCCCGACGTCCTCGCGTACGCCGCGATGTTCCTCGGCGGCGCTGCGGCGGTCACGGCCGGCGCCGGACCGGCCCAGGGCAAGCAAGTGCTGGGCGAGGCCGGGTACGGCTATCTCGACCCGCACGGCTACCGGCTCGAGGGCGCCGACTTCCACGAGTACATGAAGGTCGGCTGGACCTTCCCGGACGGCACGTACAGGGGACCGTCCAGCAAGCAGGTCGGCAACCTCGACTGCTCGGGCTACACACGCATGGTCTACGGCTACCACCTGGGCGTGCCCCTGGCCGCCGAGGAGGACACCTCGGGCACGCGGATCCCGCGCAAGTCCCGGCACATCGCCGACTACGCGCCGGGCGTGGTCGTCGACCGTGCCACCGGGACCACCCCGCCGACCGCGGCCCTGCTCCAGCCCGGCGACCTGGTGCTGTTCAACGCCGACTCCGGTGACGACGGGGTCAGCCCGACCCTCGACCACGTGGGCATCTACCTGGGTCTCGACGACGCCGGCAGACGCCGCTTCCTCTCCAGCCGCAAGACGGCCGACGGGCCCACCATGTCCGACCTGGGCGGTGCGTCCCTGCTCGACGGCTCAGGGACGTACGCCAAGACACTGCACACCGTGCGCCGTATCTGA
- a CDS encoding DUF4232 domain-containing protein: MSTTSRTAPAVLAAALLLAACGSESVSPGGGADGGRVRPEALCPSDFSRYGSSPSSEPPVRPSGTPSALPLPSVGGTAEDGVKITALSAWGPESGCAGVAYSADFELTNQQTETATYTLTFGFLSASGGAVDNAEQTVEAVEPGRTVEGTVVIGEPVGHAPEVTGIQVIKIRSVPEAEASSASGTCPKSGMHLYADQGDAAMGLRVVGLHLVNCGTEPTQLNGYPKLTIQDDDHQTVDGVQILQGTDQISTGLGGDSRPRPVVLHPGEAAVAGLAWRNTTQAGEPVNAPYVRVWATPAADPVTVVPELDLGTTGKLGVGPWRKDETHREPAPATTAARP; the protein is encoded by the coding sequence ATGTCCACCACCTCCCGCACCGCTCCCGCCGTCCTCGCCGCTGCCCTGCTGCTCGCCGCCTGCGGTTCCGAGAGCGTCTCGCCGGGCGGAGGTGCCGACGGCGGCCGGGTCCGGCCCGAGGCACTGTGCCCCTCGGACTTCTCCCGGTACGGCAGTTCGCCGTCCTCAGAACCGCCGGTTCGTCCCTCCGGCACACCGTCCGCGCTCCCCCTGCCCTCCGTCGGAGGTACGGCCGAGGACGGCGTCAAGATCACCGCACTGTCGGCCTGGGGCCCGGAGAGCGGCTGCGCGGGAGTCGCCTACAGCGCGGACTTCGAACTGACCAACCAGCAGACGGAAACCGCGACGTACACGCTGACCTTCGGGTTCCTCTCGGCCTCCGGAGGCGCGGTCGACAACGCGGAACAGACCGTCGAAGCGGTCGAACCCGGACGGACCGTCGAGGGCACCGTCGTCATCGGGGAACCGGTCGGGCACGCACCCGAGGTGACGGGCATACAGGTGATCAAGATACGTAGCGTCCCAGAAGCCGAGGCGTCGTCCGCCTCGGGAACGTGCCCGAAGTCGGGCATGCACCTCTACGCCGACCAGGGGGACGCGGCCATGGGGCTGCGTGTCGTAGGCCTGCACCTGGTCAACTGCGGTACCGAGCCCACTCAGCTCAACGGCTACCCGAAGCTCACGATCCAGGACGACGATCACCAAACCGTGGACGGCGTACAAATCCTCCAGGGGACCGATCAGATCAGTACCGGCCTCGGTGGGGACAGCAGACCGCGACCGGTCGTCCTGCACCCCGGTGAGGCCGCCGTGGCCGGGCTGGCCTGGCGGAACACCACCCAGGCCGGCGAACCGGTGAACGCACCCTACGTCCGAGTATGGGCGACGCCCGCAGCCGATCCCGTGACGGTGGTGCCGGAACTCGACCTCGGCACGACCGGAAAGCTCGGCGTCGGTCCGTGGCGCAAGGACGAGACGCACCGGGAGCCCGCCCCTGCCACCACCGCCGCGCGTCCGTGA
- a CDS encoding GNAT family N-acetyltransferase: MPDNRPTVAPHVVRLPQYTKADQEEILGNGDDPFGVASAGLTWLPKKEHFGVRHEDRLVAHAGLLRLPVAIGDAETDVVGVGGVAVAPGMRGQGLARLVVTAALEHARTMGPQHALLFCRPPLVPLYRRLGWHSLDTDVLVEQPEDRLVTMPLRTMVTPLRDGARRPSGPVRLFSPPM; encoded by the coding sequence ATGCCTGACAACCGACCGACTGTGGCACCGCATGTGGTGCGGCTCCCCCAGTACACGAAGGCGGACCAGGAGGAGATCCTGGGCAACGGCGATGATCCCTTCGGTGTCGCCTCCGCCGGCCTGACCTGGCTGCCGAAAAAAGAACACTTCGGAGTCCGACACGAAGACCGGCTCGTGGCACACGCCGGCCTGCTGCGACTGCCTGTCGCGATCGGCGACGCCGAAACAGATGTGGTGGGAGTCGGCGGGGTGGCCGTCGCACCCGGCATGCGAGGTCAGGGTCTGGCTCGGCTCGTCGTCACAGCTGCGCTGGAGCACGCCCGCACGATGGGTCCTCAGCATGCACTCCTGTTCTGCCGGCCTCCCCTCGTGCCGCTCTACCGTCGCCTCGGATGGCACTCGCTCGACACGGACGTACTTGTCGAACAACCCGAAGACCGCCTGGTGACCATGCCGCTGCGGACCATGGTGACGCCGCTGCGCGACGGTGCCCGCCGGCCCTCAGGGCCAGTACGGCTGTTCTCGCCCCCTATGTGA
- a CDS encoding helix-turn-helix transcriptional regulator: MSRPTGRVLTLLELLQSGGVRTVAELADRLGVDGRTVRRYVDHLVDLEVPVEAVRGRYGGYRLGPGYRLPPLMLSDDEALAVLLGLAAGRRAGLMTTADTAVETAAAKIRRVLPERVARRLDTVLESLAFTASPGELATPDAGVLLAIADAVRHRRPLSIRYTDRDGRRSERRLHPHGIVAHSGRWYVTGTDAEIDQDRTFRLDRIADARTLPGSFEAPVGPGPAQRVLSGFATAEYRHHVTLRIHGTVEQIRARLPASVASVDEPAAGADPETGRWLRVEIRAEQLDWLPPVLASLDRPFVIERPDELRGLVAAFADRLASYAGQV, encoded by the coding sequence ATGTCCCGACCTACTGGCCGCGTGCTCACCTTGCTGGAGTTGCTGCAGTCGGGGGGCGTTCGGACGGTTGCCGAACTGGCCGACCGGCTCGGCGTCGACGGCCGCACTGTGCGGCGGTATGTGGACCACCTGGTCGACCTCGAGGTGCCTGTCGAGGCGGTGCGCGGCCGCTACGGTGGCTACCGGCTCGGCCCCGGCTACCGCTTGCCTCCGCTCATGCTCAGCGACGACGAGGCGCTCGCTGTGCTGCTCGGCTTGGCCGCCGGCCGCCGAGCGGGGTTGATGACGACGGCGGACACGGCGGTCGAGACCGCTGCGGCCAAGATCCGCAGGGTGCTGCCCGAGCGCGTCGCCCGCCGACTCGACACGGTCCTGGAGTCCCTCGCCTTCACGGCTTCGCCCGGCGAGCTCGCCACCCCCGACGCCGGTGTCCTGCTCGCGATCGCCGATGCGGTACGCCACCGCCGACCACTCTCGATCAGGTACACCGACCGCGACGGCCGGCGCAGCGAACGGAGGCTGCACCCGCACGGGATCGTCGCCCATTCGGGCCGGTGGTACGTCACGGGCACGGACGCGGAGATCGACCAGGACCGGACCTTCCGGCTCGATCGCATCGCCGACGCGAGGACCCTGCCCGGCTCATTCGAGGCGCCCGTGGGCCCCGGTCCGGCACAGCGCGTCCTTTCCGGGTTCGCCACGGCTGAGTACCGGCATCACGTGACCTTGCGGATCCACGGGACGGTCGAGCAGATCCGCGCCCGACTTCCCGCCAGTGTCGCGAGCGTGGACGAGCCCGCGGCAGGCGCGGATCCGGAAACCGGGCGCTGGCTGCGTGTCGAGATACGGGCGGAGCAGCTCGACTGGTTGCCTCCAGTACTCGCCTCACTCGACCGACCGTTCGTCATCGAACGTCCAGATGAACTGCGCGGCCTCGTCGCCGCGTTCGCCGACCGCCTCGCCTCCTATGCCGGCCAAGTCTGA
- a CDS encoding VOC family protein, with amino-acid sequence MDFVSIRIITGDITRLVEFYEKATGVQAAWSTEDFAELKTPSATLAIGSTRTLPLFAPAAARPADNHSVIIEFLVDDVDRVHGNLTGFVADFVNEPTTMPWGNRSLLFRDPDGNLVNFFTPVTPAAIAKFAR; translated from the coding sequence ATGGACTTCGTCTCGATCCGCATCATCACCGGCGACATCACCCGCCTCGTCGAGTTCTACGAGAAGGCCACCGGGGTGCAGGCGGCCTGGTCCACCGAGGATTTCGCCGAACTCAAGACCCCCAGCGCCACCCTGGCCATCGGCAGTACCCGCACGCTGCCGCTGTTCGCGCCGGCCGCCGCTCGCCCGGCCGACAACCACAGCGTGATCATCGAGTTTCTCGTCGACGACGTGGACCGCGTGCACGGGAACCTGACCGGCTTCGTCGCCGACTTCGTGAACGAGCCCACCACAATGCCCTGGGGCAACCGATCGCTGCTGTTCCGCGACCCCGACGGCAACCTCGTCAACTTCTTCACCCCGGTCACCCCGGCGGCCATCGCGAAGTTCGCTCGTTGA
- a CDS encoding 3-oxoacid CoA-transferase subunit B, whose product MTITPSDQVRADHRLSMDELAAVIARDIPVGSFVNLGIGQPTKIADHLPADSGVVLHTENGMLNMGPRAEGDAVDPDLTNAGKVPVTELPGAAYFHHADSFAMMRGGHLDVCVLGAYQVAFDGDLANWTTGRPEDIPAVGGAMDLAIGAKDVYVMMTLFTRSGEPKLVPQCTYPLTGVGCVSRVYTDHGVFDVGPDGVRIRETYGINAHELAERLGIQLS is encoded by the coding sequence ATGACCATCACGCCGAGCGACCAGGTGCGCGCCGACCACCGGCTCTCGATGGACGAGCTGGCCGCCGTCATCGCACGCGACATCCCCGTCGGTTCCTTCGTCAACCTCGGCATCGGCCAGCCCACCAAGATCGCCGACCACCTTCCCGCCGACTCGGGGGTGGTGCTGCACACCGAGAACGGCATGCTCAACATGGGTCCGAGGGCGGAGGGTGACGCGGTCGACCCCGACCTGACCAACGCCGGCAAGGTCCCGGTGACCGAGCTGCCCGGGGCGGCGTACTTCCACCACGCCGACTCCTTCGCCATGATGCGCGGCGGCCACCTCGATGTCTGCGTCCTGGGGGCCTATCAGGTCGCCTTCGACGGCGACCTCGCCAACTGGACCACCGGCAGGCCCGAGGACATCCCCGCCGTCGGCGGCGCCATGGACCTCGCCATCGGCGCCAAGGACGTCTACGTGATGATGACGCTCTTCACCCGCTCCGGCGAGCCGAAACTCGTACCGCAGTGCACCTACCCGCTCACCGGCGTCGGCTGCGTCAGCCGCGTCTACACCGACCACGGCGTCTTCGACGTCGGCCCGGACGGCGTACGGATCCGGGAGACGTACGGCATCAACGCCCACGAACTCGCGGAACGACTCGGTATCCAACTGTCGTAG
- a CDS encoding 3-oxoacid CoA-transferase subunit A — MSRAEILESADAAVAGIEDGSTILVGGFGLAGMPFDLIDALIRQGAKDLTIVSNNAGNGDVGLAALLAAGRVRKVLCSFPRQADSWVFDGLYREGKIELEVVPQGNLAERMRAAGAGIGAFYCPTAVGTPLAEGKEEREIDGRRYLLEYPIKGDYALIGAHVADAMGNLVYRKTARNFGPVMATAATTTIVQVDEVVEPGKLDPEAVVTPSIYVDRVVQVEARQYTVQGAR; from the coding sequence ATGAGCCGGGCGGAGATCCTCGAAAGCGCCGACGCCGCGGTCGCCGGGATCGAGGACGGCTCCACGATCCTCGTCGGCGGCTTCGGCCTGGCCGGGATGCCCTTCGATCTGATCGACGCGCTCATCCGGCAGGGTGCGAAGGACCTCACGATCGTGTCCAACAACGCCGGCAACGGTGACGTAGGGCTCGCCGCGCTGCTGGCCGCCGGCCGGGTGCGCAAGGTGCTCTGCTCCTTTCCGCGCCAGGCCGACTCCTGGGTCTTCGACGGCCTCTACCGCGAGGGGAAGATCGAGCTCGAAGTCGTGCCGCAGGGCAACCTCGCCGAGCGGATGCGCGCGGCCGGTGCCGGCATCGGCGCGTTCTACTGCCCGACCGCGGTCGGCACACCGCTCGCCGAGGGCAAGGAGGAGCGGGAGATCGACGGCCGCAGGTATCTGCTGGAATACCCCATCAAGGGCGACTACGCGCTCATCGGCGCGCACGTCGCGGACGCGATGGGCAACCTCGTCTACCGGAAGACGGCCCGCAACTTCGGACCGGTCATGGCCACGGCCGCGACGACGACCATCGTCCAGGTCGACGAGGTCGTCGAGCCCGGCAAGCTCGACCCCGAGGCCGTCGTCACCCCGTCCATCTACGTCGACCGGGTCGTCCAGGTCGAGGCCCGTCAGTACACCGTTCAGGGGGCACGATGA
- a CDS encoding thiolase family protein, with protein MSAFLYSATRTPFGRFNGALAGVRPDDLAAAAITSTLARVPGLDPAAIDDVVWGNANGAGEENRNVGRMAALLAGLPVSVPGTTVNRLCGSSLDAAMTASRTIESGDAEVVLTGGVESMTRAPWVLPKSAKPFPAGDVTAVSTTLGWRLVNPRMPKEWTVSLGEANEQLQERFGISRERQDAFAARSHQLAHAAWESGFYDDLVVPVEGVDLARDEGIRAGSTPEVLAGLKPVFRTAEQGGTITAGNASPLNDGASAVLLGSEKAAAVIGADPVARIAGRGVMALEPQAFGYAPVEAANRALARAGIGWDRVGAVELNEAFAVQSLACVDAWKIDPGIVNQKGGAIAIGHPLGASGGRVLATLAKVLRETRQRYGVAAICIGVGQGLAVVLENCDVTGADR; from the coding sequence ATGAGTGCTTTCCTCTACTCCGCCACACGCACGCCGTTCGGCCGCTTCAACGGCGCGCTGGCCGGCGTCCGCCCCGACGACCTCGCCGCCGCCGCGATCACCTCCACGCTCGCCCGGGTGCCGGGTCTCGACCCCGCCGCGATCGACGACGTGGTGTGGGGCAACGCCAACGGCGCCGGTGAGGAGAACCGCAACGTCGGCCGCATGGCGGCGCTGCTCGCCGGGCTTCCGGTGAGCGTGCCCGGCACCACCGTCAACCGGCTGTGCGGGTCGAGCCTCGACGCGGCGATGACGGCGAGCCGCACGATCGAGTCCGGCGATGCCGAGGTGGTGTTGACCGGCGGTGTGGAGTCGATGACGCGTGCGCCGTGGGTGCTGCCGAAGTCGGCGAAGCCGTTCCCGGCCGGCGATGTCACCGCGGTCTCGACCACGCTCGGCTGGCGGCTGGTCAATCCGCGGATGCCCAAGGAGTGGACGGTCAGCCTCGGCGAGGCCAACGAGCAGCTCCAGGAGCGCTTCGGGATCTCCCGCGAGCGGCAGGACGCGTTCGCCGCCCGCTCCCACCAACTTGCCCACGCAGCTTGGGAGTCGGGCTTCTACGACGACCTGGTGGTGCCGGTCGAGGGCGTCGACCTGGCCCGCGACGAGGGCATCCGGGCCGGATCCACGCCAGAGGTCCTGGCCGGGCTCAAGCCGGTCTTCCGTACGGCGGAGCAGGGCGGCACCATCACCGCGGGCAACGCCAGCCCGCTCAACGACGGTGCCTCCGCGGTGCTGTTGGGCAGTGAGAAGGCCGCGGCCGTGATCGGGGCCGACCCGGTCGCCCGTATCGCGGGCCGCGGTGTGATGGCGCTGGAGCCGCAGGCCTTCGGCTACGCCCCGGTCGAGGCCGCGAACCGTGCGCTGGCCCGGGCCGGGATCGGCTGGGACCGGGTCGGTGCGGTCGAGCTCAACGAGGCGTTCGCCGTGCAGTCGCTCGCCTGCGTCGACGCGTGGAAGATCGACCCGGGCATCGTCAACCAGAAGGGCGGTGCCATCGCGATCGGGCATCCGCTGGGCGCCTCGGGTGGCCGCGTCCTCGCCACGCTGGCCAAGGTGCTGCGCGAGACGAGGCAGCGCTACGGCGTCGCCGCGATCTGCATCGGGGTCGGTCAGGGCCTGGCCGTCGTACTCGAGAACTGCGATGTCACGGGGGCAGACCGATGA
- a CDS encoding LysR substrate-binding domain-containing protein produces the protein MDLRHLRYFVAVAEERHFGRAAERLHMAQPPLSTQIRQLETELGVELLHRTTRRVDLTEAGRAYLERARGILADVDDAGQHARLVAAGSVGHLAIGCVGSATYSLLPALSRRLTEELPGVDFSFRGEMLAPDQVEALRTGAIDVALLRPVAADLSLTVHTLRRDRLVVAVPLDHPLARRKRLRAADLAGADLIVHSADRRSVMYDVVLGLLREASVEPHIRHEVGETSTLVTLVAGGLGVAVVPEPVTALALDGVAYRPLTGADARVELAVAHRADRSEPHLARTVGIIRAMF, from the coding sequence ATGGATCTGCGTCACCTGCGGTACTTCGTGGCGGTGGCCGAGGAGCGGCACTTCGGTCGTGCCGCCGAGCGGCTCCACATGGCCCAGCCGCCTCTCTCCACGCAGATCCGCCAGCTCGAAACCGAGCTCGGCGTCGAACTGCTCCACCGCACCACCCGCCGCGTCGACCTCACCGAGGCCGGCCGGGCCTACCTGGAGCGGGCACGCGGGATCCTCGCCGACGTCGACGACGCCGGCCAGCACGCACGGCTCGTCGCCGCCGGCTCGGTGGGCCACCTCGCGATCGGGTGCGTGGGCTCGGCGACGTACAGCCTTCTGCCCGCGCTCTCGCGGCGGCTCACGGAGGAGCTTCCCGGCGTCGACTTCTCCTTCCGCGGGGAGATGCTCGCACCCGACCAGGTCGAGGCGCTGCGCACCGGCGCGATCGACGTCGCGCTGCTGCGTCCTGTGGCCGCCGACCTCTCCCTCACCGTGCACACGCTGCGCCGGGACCGGCTCGTCGTCGCCGTACCGCTCGACCACCCCCTCGCCCGCCGGAAACGGCTGCGCGCCGCGGACCTCGCCGGTGCCGACCTGATCGTGCACTCCGCCGACCGCCGGTCGGTGATGTACGACGTCGTGCTGGGCCTGCTGCGCGAGGCGAGCGTCGAGCCGCACATCCGCCACGAGGTCGGTGAGACGTCGACACTGGTCACGCTCGTGGCCGGCGGCCTCGGCGTCGCCGTCGTGCCCGAGCCCGTGACAGCGCTGGCGCTCGACGGCGTCGCCTACCGACCGCTGACCGGGGCCGACGCACGCGTGGAACTGGCCGTGGCCCACCGCGCGGACCGCTCCGAGCCGCACCTGGCGCGCACCGTGGGGATCATCCGGGCGATGTTCTGA
- a CDS encoding response regulator, with protein MIRVLIADDEPMIRAGVRAVLATDPDIEVVAEAVDGHDAVELVRRHRPAVAVLDIRMPGINGIDAAAEIHNTVPTTSVIMLTTFGEDDYILKALGGGAAGFLIKSGEPEELITGVRAVAEGAAYLSPKVAARVIAHLAATDVGSLAGRRSAARHRVAALTAREREVLAFVGSGLSNGQIARRLHVVEGTVKAHVSSILARLGVDNRAAAAVVAHEAGIIPPQPSEP; from the coding sequence ATGATCCGGGTGCTGATCGCCGACGACGAGCCGATGATCCGCGCGGGAGTACGCGCCGTTCTTGCCACGGATCCGGACATCGAAGTCGTCGCCGAGGCCGTCGACGGGCACGACGCCGTGGAACTGGTCCGACGCCATCGTCCCGCGGTGGCCGTCCTCGATATCCGCATGCCGGGAATCAACGGCATCGACGCCGCCGCGGAGATCCACAACACAGTGCCGACCACGAGCGTCATCATGCTGACGACCTTCGGCGAGGACGACTACATCCTCAAGGCGCTCGGTGGTGGTGCAGCGGGCTTCCTGATCAAGTCGGGTGAGCCCGAGGAACTGATCACCGGAGTTCGCGCGGTGGCCGAAGGCGCCGCCTACCTGTCACCGAAGGTCGCGGCCCGGGTCATCGCGCACCTCGCCGCGACGGACGTGGGCAGCCTGGCCGGTCGGCGCTCCGCCGCCCGGCATAGGGTCGCCGCCCTCACCGCCCGGGAAAGAGAGGTACTGGCCTTTGTCGGAAGCGGCCTGTCCAACGGGCAGATCGCCCGGCGGCTCCATGTGGTGGAGGGAACGGTCAAAGCCCATGTGAGTTCCATTCTGGCGAGGCTGGGCGTCGACAACCGGGCCGCTGCCGCGGTGGTGGCCCACGAGGCCGGGATCATTCCGCCTCAGCCTTCCGAGCCGTGA